From one Synechocystis sp. PCC 6803 substr. PCC-P genomic stretch:
- the rpsB gene encoding 30S ribosomal protein S2, which translates to MPVVSLADLLESGVHFGHQTRRWNPRMDQYIYTARNGVHIIDLVQTAQLMEDAYEYVRSSTINGKKFLFVGTKRQAAGIISQEAQRCGAHYVNQRWLGGMLTNWETIRKRVDRLKELEALEASGGIDRRGKKEGSMLRRELGKLQKYLGGIKNMRKLPDVVVIVDQRREHNAIHECQKLGIPIIAMLDTNCDPDVVDVPIPANDDAIRSIKLIVGKLADAIYEGRHGQPDVSDDYEEFDEGLDGDNLEVEAAEEVEEAAEAEVAATPEA; encoded by the coding sequence ATGCCCGTAGTTTCTCTCGCAGATTTGCTAGAGTCTGGTGTTCACTTCGGCCACCAAACCCGCCGCTGGAACCCCCGCATGGATCAATATATCTACACCGCCCGCAATGGTGTTCATATTATTGACCTGGTGCAAACCGCCCAACTGATGGAAGATGCCTATGAGTATGTCCGCTCTTCCACCATCAACGGTAAAAAGTTCTTATTTGTCGGCACTAAGCGCCAAGCCGCTGGCATCATTTCCCAGGAAGCCCAACGCTGTGGAGCTCACTACGTCAATCAACGGTGGTTGGGGGGAATGCTCACCAACTGGGAAACCATCCGCAAACGGGTTGATCGCCTGAAGGAATTGGAAGCCCTAGAAGCCAGTGGCGGCATTGACCGTCGGGGTAAAAAAGAAGGCTCCATGCTCCGGCGGGAATTGGGCAAATTACAAAAATACCTGGGCGGTATTAAAAATATGCGCAAGCTCCCCGACGTGGTGGTAATCGTGGACCAACGGCGGGAACATAACGCCATTCATGAATGCCAAAAGCTCGGTATTCCCATCATTGCCATGTTGGATACCAACTGTGACCCAGATGTGGTCGATGTGCCTATCCCCGCTAACGATGACGCCATCCGTTCGATCAAATTGATTGTGGGCAAACTGGCCGATGCAATCTATGAAGGTCGCCATGGTCAACCGGATGTCAGCGATGACTACGAAGAGTTTGACGAAGGTTTGGATGGAGATAATCTAGAAGTAGAAGCCGCTGAGGAAGTGGAAGAAGCGGCCGAAGCAGAAGTTGCAGCCACTCCAGAAGCTTAG
- the cax gene encoding calcium/proton exchanger, producing MSTKSKIFLVLLVFCPLSFAAHWLGWGETTVFILAGLAIVPLAAFMGTATEEIAVVIGPNAGGLLNATFGNATELILAYIALKEGLIEVVKATLTGSIIGNLLLVMGFAVFLGGLRYKEQNFQPLAARLNASTMNLGVVAILLPTALQYTSTGVEETVLQNLSVAVAVVLIGVYLLSLVFSMGTHAYLYDVGVAENMEMPELGEDVSEPEPPTEEEKPNLWLWTGVLLVVTLGVAVESELLVGSLEVATESLGLTALFTGVIVLPIIGNAAEHATAVTVAMKDKMDLSMSVVMGSSLQIAFFVAPVLVIVGWAIGQPMDLNFNPFELVAVLVAVLIVNSISSDGTSNWLEGILLLATYAIVALAFFFHPTLV from the coding sequence ATGTCCACCAAAAGTAAGATTTTTCTTGTCCTGTTAGTTTTTTGTCCCCTCTCCTTTGCCGCCCACTGGTTGGGTTGGGGGGAAACGACGGTGTTCATTTTGGCTGGTTTGGCCATTGTGCCCCTAGCAGCCTTCATGGGCACGGCCACGGAGGAAATCGCCGTGGTAATCGGTCCTAATGCGGGGGGCCTGCTCAATGCCACCTTCGGCAACGCCACAGAACTAATTTTGGCCTATATCGCCCTAAAAGAAGGGTTAATCGAGGTGGTCAAAGCCACCCTGACAGGATCAATTATTGGTAACTTACTGCTAGTAATGGGTTTTGCCGTCTTCCTGGGGGGATTGCGCTATAAGGAACAAAATTTCCAACCCCTCGCCGCTCGCTTGAATGCATCCACCATGAATTTGGGGGTAGTGGCGATTCTGTTACCCACAGCCTTGCAATACACCTCCACGGGGGTGGAGGAAACGGTTTTACAAAATCTCTCTGTGGCCGTGGCCGTGGTGTTAATCGGTGTCTACCTCCTCTCCTTGGTGTTTTCCATGGGAACCCATGCCTATCTGTACGATGTGGGCGTGGCCGAGAATATGGAGATGCCCGAACTCGGCGAAGATGTATCAGAACCGGAACCTCCTACGGAAGAAGAAAAACCCAATCTTTGGCTTTGGACGGGAGTTTTATTGGTAGTCACCCTAGGGGTAGCGGTGGAATCGGAATTGCTGGTGGGTTCCTTAGAGGTGGCCACGGAATCCCTGGGATTAACTGCCCTGTTCACCGGGGTAATCGTCCTACCCATTATCGGTAACGCTGCCGAGCACGCCACCGCCGTCACTGTGGCCATGAAAGATAAAATGGATCTCTCCATGTCTGTGGTGATGGGGTCGAGCCTGCAAATTGCCTTCTTTGTGGCCCCAGTCTTGGTCATCGTCGGCTGGGCGATCGGTCAGCCCATGGATTTAAACTTCAATCCATTCGAGTTGGTAGCGGTATTGGTGGCAGTTTTGATTGTCAACTCTATCAGTAGTGATGGCACTTCCAATTGGTTAGAGGGCATCCTGTTGCTTGCTACCTATGCCATTGTGGCCCTGGCCTTTTTCTTTCATCCCACCCTGGTCTAG
- the dcd gene encoding dCTP deaminase → MIKNDIWIRAQAAQGMIEPFEPKLMRQIEGQPAISFGLSSFGYDIRLSAADFRIFRHIPGTVVDPKNFNPHNLEATQLHRDDSGSYFILPAHSYGLGVAVERLAIPANVTVLCIGKSTYARAGIIANLTPGEAGWCGHLTLEFSNSSSADCRIYANEGIVQLLFFEGEDCDISYETRRGKYQNQPQSVTLPRV, encoded by the coding sequence ATGATTAAGAATGATATTTGGATCCGTGCTCAAGCTGCCCAAGGCATGATTGAGCCTTTTGAACCCAAGTTAATGCGGCAAATAGAGGGACAACCGGCTATTTCCTTTGGTCTGAGCAGTTTTGGTTATGATATTAGGCTTTCTGCGGCGGATTTTCGCATTTTTCGCCATATTCCGGGCACTGTAGTTGATCCCAAAAACTTTAACCCCCACAATTTGGAAGCTACCCAACTGCACAGGGATGACAGTGGCAGTTATTTTATTTTGCCAGCCCACTCCTACGGCCTGGGAGTTGCAGTGGAAAGATTGGCCATCCCTGCTAATGTAACCGTACTTTGTATTGGTAAAAGTACTTACGCCAGGGCTGGTATTATTGCCAACTTAACTCCGGGGGAAGCGGGGTGGTGTGGTCACCTCACCCTAGAATTTTCCAATTCCTCCAGTGCTGATTGCCGTATCTACGCCAACGAAGGCATCGTACAGTTACTCTTTTTTGAAGGGGAAGACTGCGATATTAGCTATGAAACCAGAAGGGGCAAATATCAAAATCAGCCCCAATCAGTTACACTACCCCGGGTTTAG
- a CDS encoding transposase produces MLRIKENENKQKKKELRYRERNREERVKYYRMLRELIKLYGSQAIVYIDESGFEAIQACIYAWSKKGKKVYGDRQGKRGVRENLVAGRRKGKKDLIAPMVFTGSLNAEGFEGWLKLYLLPSLDIPSILIMDNAPIHRKTAIKELAKEAGHEVLFLPKYSPDLNDIEHDFSALKRARMYAPIDTSLDEIIRSYCGV; encoded by the coding sequence ATATTACGCATTAAAGAAAATGAAAATAAACAGAAAAAAAAAGAACTACGTTATCGAGAAAGAAACCGGGAGGAACGAGTTAAGTACTATAGAATGTTAAGAGAACTAATTAAGCTCTATGGTAGTCAAGCTATAGTTTACATAGATGAATCTGGATTCGAAGCAATCCAGGCTTGTATTTATGCCTGGTCAAAAAAAGGAAAAAAAGTTTATGGAGATAGACAAGGAAAAAGGGGAGTCAGAGAAAATCTAGTAGCAGGGAGAAGAAAAGGAAAAAAAGATTTGATTGCGCCGATGGTTTTTACCGGGAGTTTGAATGCAGAAGGCTTTGAAGGATGGTTAAAATTATATTTGCTACCCTCCCTCGACATTCCATCAATATTAATAATGGATAATGCTCCTATTCATCGTAAAACTGCCATTAAAGAATTGGCTAAAGAAGCAGGTCATGAAGTTCTTTTTTTGCCGAAATATTCTCCTGATTTAAATGATATTGAGCATGACTTTAGTGCCTTGAAACGAGCTAGAATGTACGCTCCTATTGACACGTCTCTTGATGAAATTATCCGTTCTTACTGTGGCGTTTAG
- a CDS encoding IS630 transposase-related protein encodes MAYSLDLRQRVVAYIEAGGKITEASKIYKIGKASIYRWLNRVDLSPTKVERRHRKLDWEALKKDVEENPDARLIDRAKKFGVRPSAVYYALKKMKINRKKKNYVIEKETGRNELSTIEC; translated from the coding sequence ATGGCTTACAGTTTAGATTTAAGGCAAAGGGTAGTAGCTTATATAGAAGCTGGAGGAAAAATAACTGAGGCTTCCAAGATATATAAAATAGGAAAAGCCTCGATATACAGATGGTTAAATAGAGTAGATTTAAGCCCAACAAAAGTAGAGCGTCGCCATAGGAAATTAGACTGGGAAGCTCTAAAAAAAGACGTAGAAGAAAATCCCGATGCAAGATTGATAGACAGAGCCAAGAAATTTGGAGTGAGGCCGAGTGCCGTATATTACGCATTAAAGAAAATGAAAATAAACAGAAAAAAAAAGAACTACGTTATCGAGAAAGAAACCGGGAGGAACGAGTTAAGTACTATAGAATGTTAA
- a CDS encoding VWA domain-containing protein, whose protein sequence is MSNQRDYTLIIDKSGSMSIIEPKFQKSRWELVQESTLALARKCDQLDANGITVYTFSGKFRRYDNVNASKVEQIFQENEPVGGTNLTAVLQDALNNFLQRKKSNQAPTGETILVITDGEPNDRRSVFEIIIQASKCLDADEELAISFMQIGNDPSATKFLQALDDQLMEVGAKFDIVDTVTFDEMEDLTLTEVLLNAIED, encoded by the coding sequence ATGTCAAACCAACGGGATTACACGCTCATTATTGATAAAAGCGGTAGCATGTCCATCATTGAGCCAAAATTCCAAAAAAGCCGATGGGAGCTAGTTCAAGAATCAACCCTCGCCCTTGCCAGAAAATGTGACCAGCTAGATGCTAACGGAATCACAGTGTACACTTTCTCCGGCAAATTCCGCCGTTATGACAACGTTAACGCATCTAAAGTGGAGCAAATTTTTCAAGAAAATGAACCAGTGGGTGGTACTAATCTCACCGCTGTGTTACAAGATGCGCTCAATAATTTTTTACAACGAAAAAAATCTAATCAGGCTCCAACAGGAGAAACTATTTTAGTCATTACGGATGGAGAACCCAATGACCGTAGATCCGTTTTTGAAATCATTATCCAAGCCAGTAAGTGTCTAGATGCGGATGAAGAATTAGCTATTTCATTCATGCAAATTGGGAATGATCCCAGTGCCACCAAGTTTCTCCAGGCCCTTGATGATCAATTAATGGAAGTAGGAGCCAAGTTTGATATTGTTGATACGGTAACCTTTGATGAAATGGAAGACCTAACTTTAACTGAAGTTTTATTAAATGCTATTGAGGATTGA
- a CDS encoding salt stress protein, Slr1339 family, producing the protein MNNSDSIDSILADLRQKYIEEPETLSSNPAIASTSNKEQKHPTLDIILNELKQGFKVNYFSEKTPKIQATFKQTSESLNPELKKLIDHQEQQRQAIIAQKAQQWLEQLDPLSGEGIWFADLAKHYPSTLAAAIALLNNEST; encoded by the coding sequence ATGAATAACTCCGATTCCATTGACTCTATACTGGCTGACCTCCGCCAAAAATATATTGAAGAGCCAGAAACGCTATCTAGTAATCCAGCTATAGCTTCTACTTCAAATAAGGAGCAAAAACATCCAACTTTAGATATTATTTTAAATGAATTAAAGCAAGGTTTTAAGGTTAATTATTTTTCCGAAAAAACGCCTAAAATTCAAGCTACATTTAAACAAACATCCGAATCTTTAAACCCAGAATTAAAAAAATTAATTGATCACCAAGAGCAACAAAGACAGGCAATTATCGCTCAAAAAGCTCAACAATGGCTAGAGCAACTTGACCCACTGTCTGGTGAGGGAATTTGGTTTGCGGATTTAGCTAAGCATTATCCCTCTACCCTAGCCGCGGCAATTGCTTTATTAAATAACGAATCAACCTAA
- a CDS encoding GNAT family N-acetyltransferase — protein sequence MIDIVKADLNSAVHAEAMIQLMNEYACDPMGGGEELPNYVKANLPAELAKRPSAHIILAFVDSKPAGLLVCLEGFSTFACKPLLNIHDVIVSLPYRGKGLSKLMLQKAEAIALDLGCCKLTLEVLEGNHVAQSAYRSFGFGNYELDPQMGKALFWQKKLPDISTLDSHVSSIMIKQDS from the coding sequence ATGATTGACATTGTAAAAGCAGATCTTAATTCAGCTGTCCATGCAGAAGCAATGATTCAATTGATGAATGAATATGCCTGTGATCCCATGGGAGGAGGAGAAGAATTACCCAATTATGTTAAAGCAAATCTGCCAGCAGAACTTGCTAAAAGACCTTCTGCCCACATTATCCTCGCCTTTGTTGATTCTAAACCTGCTGGTCTTTTAGTATGTCTAGAAGGATTTTCTACTTTTGCTTGCAAGCCATTATTAAATATTCATGACGTCATTGTTTCTTTGCCTTATCGTGGCAAAGGTTTATCAAAATTAATGTTGCAAAAAGCAGAAGCCATCGCTTTAGATTTGGGCTGTTGCAAACTCACCTTAGAAGTACTGGAAGGAAATCATGTTGCCCAATCAGCGTACAGATCATTCGGGTTTGGGAATTATGAGCTAGATCCCCAAATGGGAAAAGCATTATTTTGGCAAAAAAAGTTACCGGACATATCTACATTAGATAGTCATGTGTCATCAATAATGATAAAGCAAGATAGCTAG